CACCGCCCGTATAACCCCCACTCGCTAACCGCCGCGATGTGGCAGGTCCAGATGCGGGCAATGGAGCCCAGAATCGCTCAGGCCGGCTTGCCTGCCTTAACGGCGCCCGAGCGTCACAACATCCTGGCCTATCTCAGCCGCAACGCCGAACGATGATTTGATAAGCCTACAGCCGATGATAAAAGATCTGACTTTACAACCGACCGCGCCCCGCCAAGCTGCCACCGATCTCCTGGTGGTTCCAGTTACCCGAAGCCAACTTTCCCTCAGCCACATCCCTGAGCTGGGCGGTCTCAACCATGGCGCCTTGGTTCAGGAAATCGAACGTCGCCGCTTCCAAGCAAATGCCGGAAGCTGCGTGTTGCTTCCCACCTACAGCTCTCTGTCGGCCAAAAATCTGTTGCTGTGCGGCCTGGGTAACGACCCTAGCCTGCAGGACTGGCGTCTGCTCGGCGATCAAGCGGTTCTGTCTGCTCGTGCCATTCATGCCCACCATTTCGTGATTGACGGCGAAACTCTTCAACCCGAGCATCTGCAAGCTATCGTCGAGGGGCTGGATCTCGGAGCCTACGAGTTTCTCAAATACAAAAGCCGCCGCGATGACTCCCCTATTTCGCTCACGGCCGTCATTGCGCGGACCGCTCTTGGCCCCGACTACAAACGAGCCTTCGAGTACGGCCGGCGAGCAGCTGCGGCGACTTGCCTGTCTCGAGACTTGATTAATACCCCAGCCCAAGATGCCACCCCCGAGTTTCTCGCCGATACCGCCGCCGCTATCGCCACACGCAACCAGCTTCACTTCGAAGCTTACGACCGCGACGCCATCCAGCGGCTGGGGATGGGCGGGCTGCTGGGCGTGGCGCGCGGCGCCTCACGCCCACCCCGCTTCATCCAGCTAACCTATCAGCCCAACCCCCATGCACCCCACATCGCACTCGTCGGCAAGGGCATCACCTTCGATTCCGGCGGCCTTAATCTCAAAAGCGCTACTGCGATGGAAGAGCAAAAGCGCGACATGACCGGCGCTGCTCTGATGCTTGGCGTGATGAGTGAGATCGCTTTCTTCCGCCCCGCGATCGGCGTCCGCGCCTATCTCCCTTGCAGCGAAAATTCGATCGGGCCCGACGCCACCAAACCCGGCGACGTCCTGCGTATCCGCGGCGGCCACACTGTTGAAGTGCTCAATACCGACGCCGAAGGCCGTCTGGTGCTGGCCGACGCGCTGGTCTATGCGTGCGAGTCCAAGCCCACGGCCGTCCTCGATGCCGGCACCCTCACCGCCGCCGTGCGCGTCGCTCTGGGTACCCGCGTGGCAGCCATCCTGGGTACCGATAGCGCCCTAATCGCAGCCCTCAAGCAGGCCGGTCAGGCGGCCGGTGAAAGCCTGTGGGAATTACCTTTGATCGATGAATACGCGCAGGAGCTGCGCAGCCACGTTGCCGACCTGCGCAATATCGGCACCTCCGGCAATGCCGGAACCATTATCTGCGCGCTCTTTCTCAAGGAGTTCGTTTCCTGCCCGTCGTGGGCCCATCTGGATTTGTCAGGAGTCGCTTTCAGCAAAAGCCGCCTGCCGATGGCCCCCGCGGGCGCGGTCGGCTTCGGCGTGCGGACTCTACTGCGCTACCTGGACCACTTGTCCTAAGCGCGCGATTCTACTGTGTCAACGCCTCCACCTCATCCATGCTTTTTGGAATTGCTGCCGTTAGCACTTCACACCCCTGTTCCCTTACCAATACGTCATCCTCTATCCTGATCCCAATCCCGCGCATCGAGGCAGGCGCTTCCTCGTCATCGGCCCTGACATAGATTCCGGGCTCCACGGTCAGCACCATCCCAGGCTCCAGCTGACGAGGCTGGCCATCCTTGCGATAGCTGCCCACATCGTGCACGTCCAAACCCAGCCAATGACTGGTCCGATGCATGTAGAAGCGGCGATAGCTGCCCTCGATCAGAGCCTGCTCCACCGTCCCTTGTAACAGTTTCAGTTGCACCATACCGTCCACCAGCACTCGCAATGCCGCCTGGTGGGGATCATCCACCGTCGCTCCCGGCTTGACCGCCTCGATCCCCGCTCGCTGCGCATCCAACACCAGCTGATAGAGCTCGCGCTGAGCCCCGCTGTAGCGCGCATTGATGGGAAAGGTGCGGGTTATATCCGAAGCATAACATTCGTACTCGCTACCCGCGTCGACCAATAGTAATTCCCCACGCTCCATCTGTCGATCGTTGTTTATGTAATGCAGCGTGGTCGCGTTAATCCCACTGGCTACAATCGAAGGATAGGCGGCGCCGCTACCGCCGCGCGCCCGAAAAATATAATCGATCGCCGCTTCCACCTCCCATTCCATCATGCCGCCGCGCGCTTCACGCATCGCCCGCCGATGCGCTTCCTCGCTGATTCGAATCGCTTGGCGCATCGCCGCCAATTCGTCAGGCTCCTTGAACAACCTCATCTCGTGAATCAAACCGCGCGGATCCATCAAAGCGCTGGCCCCCATGCCACTGCGCGGACGGATGCTCTGACAGCGCCGCATCCAGGCCAGCACCCGCTGATTCATCGCCTCATTGGCTCCCAACGAATAATAGACCCGATCCACTCGCGCCATGATCTCTAGCACGAGATCCTCAAGCTGCTCGATCGGATAGGCCGCGTCGGCTCCATATTGCGCTTTGGCGCCTTCGACTCCCGCCCGCCGTCCGGTCCAGGTCTCCCGCTCGCGGTCGCGTGGTCGCACGAACAATATGTATTCGCCCCCGCTATAGCCAGGGGCAAATACCGCTACCGCCTCGGGCTCGGGAAACCCCGTTAAATAGTGAAAATCGCTATCTTGACGGTAAATGTAATCGACGTCATTGGAGCGCACCGCCACCGGAGCGCTGGGTAAAATCGCCATACCACCTTCGATTCCAGCGCTGAAATGCTTGCGCCGGCGGCTAAAAACCTCGGCTGGAATAATCACACGCCCATTGTAGAACGAACCTCCGCCCGGCAAAAGTCTCCACTCGTTCGTTTGACAAATCCCCGCCACCCGGCGCATAACCCCATACCAGTAATCGCAATAACCGCCTTCTGTTGTCGCGCAACTGGCGATTGCCCGCCAATCCTCCCTACCCAGAGTTTGGCCAGCTTGCCGAACCCCGACCGCTGGTTGCACGGGCTTCCGGTTGGCGTTTTTAGCAAAAAAGAGTCGAGTAAGCGGAGGATCAATAATGGCTGAAATTTTAAGGCTGGGCGTCGCGGGATTGGGCGTTGCCACCACCCAGATTTTTCCTTTCCTCGCTGATTATCCCAACCTCAAAGTCACCGCGGCCGCCGATATTCGCCCCGACGCCCTGGAAGTCTTCAAGCAGAGGTTCGGCGGCCGAACCTACTCCAGTGTCGAGGAAATGTGCACCTGTCCCGACGTGGATGTGGTCTACGTCTGTACTCCCAATCATCTCCATTGCCCCCACGTGATTGCCGCCGCCGAAAACAAAAAGCACGTAATCGTGGAAAAGCCGATGGCGCTCACGATGGAGGAATGCGAACGCATGAACGCCGCCGCCGAGCGCAATGGCGTCCATATCCTGTGCGGTCATACCCATAGCTTCGATCCGCCGATCCGCGCGATGAGCGAAATCGTCAACAGCGGCAAATACGGTCGCCTGATGATGATCCACTGCTGGGATTACACCGATTTCATGTACCGCCCGCGCATGGCTCACGAGCTTGATACCTCACGCGGCGGCGGGGTGGTCTTCGTTCAAGGCCCCCATCATGTCGATATCGTGCGCCAGATCGCGATGCGCCCACTGCGCCGGGTCAGCGGCGCCACTGGCATTTGGGACCCTTCTCGCCCCACGGAAGGTAATTATGCCGCCTTTCTGGAATTTGAAGACGGCGCTTCGGCCACTGTGGTCTATAACGGCTACGGCCACTTCGATACCGCCGAACTCCATTGGTGGGTCGGCGAGGGCGGCGAACCACGCGACCCCGAAACCAACTTCAAGGTTCGCCGTAACCTGCGCGCCGTCCAGGACGAGGCCGGACTTAAGGAATCCATGCGCTTCGCGGGCGCCCGCGAAGGTGGTTTTGCCCATGGCGCCGGCGAAAAGATCGTGCGCCGCCAGCAGTTCTTCGGCTTGGTCCTGGTTAGCTGCGAGAAGGCCGATATCCGCCAATCCCCCGACGGACTTCTCATCTATGACGACGAGGGCAAGCACGAGGTCGCCCTACCCCACGGCGCCAGCTCACGCGCCGCCGAACTCAACGAAATCTACGAGGCCGTCGTTCATAACAAGCCCATCTTCCATAACGGCCGCTGGGGGCAAGCCACCCTGGAGGTTTGCCTAGCCATTTACGAGTCGGCACGCAACCATCGCGACGTGATGCTCAGGTACCAGCAACCGTCCCGCCACTAAGGCGAACAGCCGGCATGGAGGCTGCGCTCAACCCGAACCAGCCTCCACGTTGCCCCCGCCTACCAAGCGGCCGACAAAGTCCACTGCGAAAGCTATTGCCGTGACCACCAGCCCCAGGACCGTCAGCAAAACCACCAGCCAGATGAGCGCGCCCAGCAGACCAGCGATCGAAACACCAATTGCAGCCAACACCTGCATAGACCCTCCGCCTTGTACCCGTAATCTCCTGGCGGTCTAGTATAGCGCTTTTCCTGATCAATCCGCTGACCTCATCAGGCGCTGCCTAAAACACTACATCGACTGCCTCCAGACCAGGTCTGCCAGCACGCCTTCTCGCATAGCGAGGTCTTTCAGCTCTCGGCGCTCCTCCGTAACCTCCTCCATCGCGAGCA
The window above is part of the Candidatus Binataceae bacterium genome. Proteins encoded here:
- a CDS encoding leucyl aminopeptidase, with amino-acid sequence MIKDLTLQPTAPRQAATDLLVVPVTRSQLSLSHIPELGGLNHGALVQEIERRRFQANAGSCVLLPTYSSLSAKNLLLCGLGNDPSLQDWRLLGDQAVLSARAIHAHHFVIDGETLQPEHLQAIVEGLDLGAYEFLKYKSRRDDSPISLTAVIARTALGPDYKRAFEYGRRAAAATCLSRDLINTPAQDATPEFLADTAAAIATRNQLHFEAYDRDAIQRLGMGGLLGVARGASRPPRFIQLTYQPNPHAPHIALVGKGITFDSGGLNLKSATAMEEQKRDMTGAALMLGVMSEIAFFRPAIGVRAYLPCSENSIGPDATKPGDVLRIRGGHTVEVLNTDAEGRLVLADALVYACESKPTAVLDAGTLTAAVRVALGTRVAAILGTDSALIAALKQAGQAAGESLWELPLIDEYAQELRSHVADLRNIGTSGNAGTIICALFLKEFVSCPSWAHLDLSGVAFSKSRLPMAPAGAVGFGVRTLLRYLDHLS
- a CDS encoding aminopeptidase P N-terminal domain-containing protein is translated as MPGGGSFYNGRVIIPAEVFSRRRKHFSAGIEGGMAILPSAPVAVRSNDVDYIYRQDSDFHYLTGFPEPEAVAVFAPGYSGGEYILFVRPRDRERETWTGRRAGVEGAKAQYGADAAYPIEQLEDLVLEIMARVDRVYYSLGANEAMNQRVLAWMRRCQSIRPRSGMGASALMDPRGLIHEMRLFKEPDELAAMRQAIRISEEAHRRAMREARGGMMEWEVEAAIDYIFRARGGSGAAYPSIVASGINATTLHYINNDRQMERGELLLVDAGSEYECYASDITRTFPINARYSGAQRELYQLVLDAQRAGIEAVKPGATVDDPHQAALRVLVDGMVQLKLLQGTVEQALIEGSYRRFYMHRTSHWLGLDVHDVGSYRKDGQPRQLEPGMVLTVEPGIYVRADDEEAPASMRGIGIRIEDDVLVREQGCEVLTAAIPKSMDEVEALTQ
- a CDS encoding Gfo/Idh/MocA family oxidoreductase encodes the protein MAEILRLGVAGLGVATTQIFPFLADYPNLKVTAAADIRPDALEVFKQRFGGRTYSSVEEMCTCPDVDVVYVCTPNHLHCPHVIAAAENKKHVIVEKPMALTMEECERMNAAAERNGVHILCGHTHSFDPPIRAMSEIVNSGKYGRLMMIHCWDYTDFMYRPRMAHELDTSRGGGVVFVQGPHHVDIVRQIAMRPLRRVSGATGIWDPSRPTEGNYAAFLEFEDGASATVVYNGYGHFDTAELHWWVGEGGEPRDPETNFKVRRNLRAVQDEAGLKESMRFAGAREGGFAHGAGEKIVRRQQFFGLVLVSCEKADIRQSPDGLLIYDDEGKHEVALPHGASSRAAELNEIYEAVVHNKPIFHNGRWGQATLEVCLAIYESARNHRDVMLRYQQPSRH